One genomic segment of Candidatus Berkiella aquae includes these proteins:
- a CDS encoding J domain-containing protein: protein MLNQLFSAIRRPINWLASAVSRGITTINNGFKSLFVNSMSIDTFLVIAKYLPIGGWLVHEKPDEFGTNSVHTAIREKNKEKLRTILRTASASEEAVHKYLLSENVINQSPISRALIVSRNQPGYLKILLEAVRPEKRLWLIQQVKHLGDDFVFSLVLKNSKTIENVMLTLPGQDRFKLMNNLDRDGDTPAMVQLSSAASYSEMRAFMKHCPQEKAFSYLTKINKKGQTALMCLLAISPKVRVDDSFAYVLNLIPKERRKAFLASHHQGEKLMLLADADGRTGVKALLRKEGIEMPKLETSAKRSSKQLFEEWEAKEKFKEMHGVYPLVALSLEDKVCPEKEIKRAYHLKMFKYHPDRNKKENAKNKTQRTIAAYEFYSKPATRKKYLGR, encoded by the coding sequence ATGCTGAATCAGTTATTTAGCGCTATCAGAAGACCCATAAACTGGCTTGCCTCTGCTGTTTCAAGAGGCATTACCACGATTAATAATGGTTTTAAATCCCTTTTTGTGAATAGCATGTCAATTGATACCTTTTTGGTAATCGCTAAATACCTGCCTATCGGTGGGTGGTTGGTGCATGAAAAGCCAGATGAATTTGGAACAAATTCAGTGCATACAGCGATAAGAGAAAAAAATAAAGAGAAATTACGAACAATTTTAAGAACAGCATCTGCATCTGAAGAAGCTGTTCACAAATATTTATTATCAGAAAATGTCATTAATCAGTCGCCTATCAGTCGAGCACTTATCGTTAGTCGAAATCAGCCTGGTTATTTGAAAATTTTGTTAGAAGCTGTAAGGCCTGAAAAAAGATTATGGTTGATACAACAAGTTAAACATTTAGGAGACGATTTTGTTTTTAGTCTTGTGCTTAAAAATAGTAAAACAATTGAGAATGTGATGCTCACATTACCTGGGCAGGATAGATTTAAATTGATGAACAATTTAGATAGAGATGGTGATACACCTGCAATGGTGCAGTTAAGTTCTGCTGCAAGCTATTCAGAGATGCGAGCTTTTATGAAACATTGTCCGCAAGAGAAAGCCTTTTCATATTTAACAAAAATTAACAAAAAAGGACAAACGGCTTTAATGTGTTTATTGGCTATTTCTCCTAAAGTAAGGGTAGATGATTCTTTTGCCTATGTTTTAAATTTAATTCCTAAAGAAAGAAGGAAAGCGTTTTTAGCTTCTCATCATCAAGGCGAAAAGCTGATGTTGCTTGCTGATGCAGATGGAAGAACAGGGGTTAAAGCCCTCTTGAGAAAAGAGGGTATTGAAATGCCCAAATTGGAGACTAGTGCTAAGCGTTCATCTAAACAATTATTTGAAGAATGGGAAGCTAAAGAAAAATTTAAAGAAATGCATGGCGTCTATCCTTTAGTTGCATTGAGCTTGGAAGATAAAGTTTGCCCAGAGAAAGAGATCAAAAGGGCTTATCATCTCAAAATGTTTAAATATCACCCTGATCGTAATAAAAAAGAAAATGCTAAAAATAAAACACAAAGAACCATTGCCGCTTACGAATTTTATAGTAAACCAGCAACACGCAAGAAGTATTTAGGTCGTTGA
- a CDS encoding SDR family oxidoreductase, translated as MSYRFLVTCATGDIGKELCLHLATKGHDLIITARDNEKIKALHDNIVRQFPQCKVDYFSADLGKPETMVEIIAQAKSLGIDGVVLMPPRPPMMPFEPMEQFNTLNKAMQDCVSGPRYLLQQLFPCMEKSDLKSVIVVSGTSSKQAISNPDWEAFNEVRMAWVGCVKSLADTQGPNGFRFNTVSPGQVLTPTYVKKLEREADTMTKQYEEVLREKAASTPLRKLASIQGVVKTIYFFLKSTGANEITANNIHVDGGTIRPYY; from the coding sequence ATGTCGTATCGATTTTTAGTGACTTGCGCAACTGGAGATATTGGCAAAGAGCTGTGCCTTCATCTCGCAACAAAAGGCCATGATCTGATTATCACTGCGCGTGATAATGAAAAAATAAAAGCCTTACATGACAATATCGTAAGACAGTTTCCGCAATGCAAAGTCGATTATTTTTCTGCCGATTTAGGCAAACCAGAGACGATGGTAGAAATTATTGCCCAAGCCAAAAGCCTTGGTATCGATGGCGTGGTGTTGATGCCACCCAGACCGCCGATGATGCCATTTGAGCCCATGGAGCAATTTAATACGCTCAATAAAGCGATGCAGGATTGTGTATCGGGCCCACGTTATTTACTGCAACAGTTATTTCCTTGTATGGAAAAAAGTGATTTAAAATCAGTTATTGTGGTTTCTGGTACATCGAGTAAACAAGCTATTTCCAATCCTGATTGGGAAGCGTTTAATGAAGTGAGAATGGCATGGGTTGGTTGTGTGAAATCACTCGCTGATACGCAAGGGCCAAATGGGTTCCGATTTAATACGGTTTCGCCTGGGCAAGTATTGACGCCGACCTATGTTAAAAAACTTGAACGTGAAGCGGACACTATGACCAAGCAATATGAGGAAGTGTTACGAGAAAAAGCAGCTAGTACTCCCTTGAGGAAATTAGCCAGCATTCAAGGTGTGGTTAAAACCATTTATTTTTTCCTAAAATCGACCGGGGCAAATGAAATTACAGCAAATAATATTCATGTCGATGGGGGAACAATACGGCCGTATTATTAA